From the Lolium rigidum isolate FL_2022 chromosome 2, APGP_CSIRO_Lrig_0.1, whole genome shotgun sequence genome, one window contains:
- the LOC124687100 gene encoding uncharacterized protein LOC124687100 gives MELSAAFEERVRQMEDARNHRLSLLQAEKEIQAAKYRLLEAKIAAARRLERRRLLLERRAAEFASRALAARADIDAAHARRLVLARDLRCEIEEAEQKEGDWDRFYESKRKEMEDFQAMSQQFEAEARKEVQRLKDLVSQLQSALQELQSNGMYSNDAEITAAEARKSDLTAKKAKLEESLVSARQFRSLLQQQLQKAFASQVGDQKAAQN, from the exons ATGGAGCTGTCGGCCGCTTTCGAGGAACGCGTCCGGCAGATGGAGGACGCTCGGAACCACCGCCTCTCCCTTCTGCAa GCCGAGAAGGAGATCCAGGCCGCCAAGTACCGCCTCCTCGAagccaagatcgccgccgcccgccgcctcgagcgccgccgcctcctcctcgagcGCCGTGCCGCCGAATTCGCCTCCCGCGCCCTTGCCGCCCGCGCCGACATCGACGCCGCTCATGCGCGCCGCCTCGTCCTCGCCCGTGATCTCAG GTGCGAgatcgaggaggcggagcagaaggagGGGGACTGGGACCGCTTCTACGAGTCCAAAAGGAAGGAGATGGAGGACTTCCAGGCCATGTCGCAGCAGTTCGAGGCAGAAGCTCGTAAGGAAGTGCAGAGGCTCAAGGATTTGGTATCTCAA CTGCAATCAGCTCTGCAAGAGCTGCAGAGCAATGGGATGTACTCCAACGACGCTGAGATCACGGCAGCAGAAGCCAGGAAGTCCGATCTCACGGCGAAGAAGGCTAAACTGGAGGAGAGCCTGGTTTCAGCCCGCCAGTTCAGATCACTGCTCCAGCAGCAGCTCCAGAAAGCTTTCGCGTCACAGGTTGGAGATCAGAAGGCAGCACAAAACTGA
- the LOC124687102 gene encoding E3 ubiquitin-protein ligase GW2, producing MGNRIGGRRRAGVEERYTRPQGLYEHRDIDQKKLRKLILEAKLAPCYPGADDAAGGNLEECPICFLFYPSLNRSKCCSKGICTECFLQMKPTHTARPTQCPFCKTPNYAVEYRGVKTKEERSIEQFEEQKVIEAQMRMRQQALQDEEDKMKRKQSRCSSSRTIAPTTEVEYRDICSTSYSVPSYRCTEQETECCSSEPSCSAQANMRPFHSRHTRDDNIDMNIEDMMVMEAIWRSIQEQGSIGNPVCGSFMPVIEPPLRERQAFVPAPPLEIPHPGGFSCAVAAMTEHQPPSMDFSYMPGNSAFPVFDMFRRPCNISGGGMCAIESSPDSWSGIAPSCSREVIREEGECSTDHWSEGAEAGTSYAGSDIVAEPGTMPPLPFPENYNMAPSHFRPESIEEQMMYSMAVSLAEAHGRTHTQGLAWL from the exons atggggaaccggataggcgggcggaggagggcgggggtggaggagcgCTACACCAGGCCGCAGGGGCTGTACGAGCACCGGGACATCGACCAGAAGAAGCTGCGCAAGCTCATCCTCGAGGCCAAGCTCGCGCCCTGCTACCCGGGGGCCGACGACGCCGCGGGGGGCAACCTCGAGGAGTGCCCCATCTGCTTCCTG TTCTATCCAAGTCTTAACCGCTCAAAATGTTGCTCGAAAGGGATATGTACAG AGTGCTTTCTTCAAATGAAACCAACTCATACTGCTCGGCCTACACA atgcccATTCTGCAAAACTCCCAACTATGCTGTTGAGTATCGTGGTGTGAAGACAAAGGAAGAAAGGAGCATAGAACAGTTT GAAGAACAGAAAGTCATTGAAGCACAAATGAGGATGCGCCAGCaagcacttcaagatgaagaggaTAAGATGAAAAGAAAACAGAGCAGGTGCTCTTCTAGCAGAACAATCGCTCCAACAACAGAAGTGGAGTATCGAGATATCTGTAGCACATCCTATTCAG TGCCATCGTACCGATGTACTGAGCAAGAAACTGAATGTTGTTCATCTGAGCCTTCATGCTCTGCCCAGGCTAATATGCGGCCTTTTCATTCTAGGCATACTCG TGATGATAACATTGACATGAATATAGAGGATATGATGGTTATGGAAGCAATTTGGCGTTCAATTCAG GAGCAAGGAAGTATTGGAAATCCTGTTTGTGGTAGCTTTATGCCTGTAATTGAGCCACCCTTACGTGAACGGCAGGCATTTGTTCCAGCTCCTCCTCTGGAAATACCTCATCCTGGTGGATTTTCTTGTGCTGTTGCTGCTATGACTGAGCACCAGCCACCAAGCATGGACTTCTCTTACATGCCCGGTAATAGTGCGTTCCCAGTCTTTGACATGTTCCGCCGACCGTGCAACATTTCTGGTGGAGGCATGTGTGCGATAGAGAGTTCACCAGATAGCTGGAGCGGGATTGCACCAAGTTGCAGCAGGGAAGTGATAAGAGAGGAAGGGGAGTGCTCAACCGACCACTGGTCAGAGGGTGCAGAGGCCGGAACAAGCTATGCTGGCTCAGACATTGTGGCGGAACCAGGGACAATGCCACCGTTGCCTTTCCCTGAAAATTACAATATGGCACCAAGCCACTTCCGCCCGGAGAGCATTGAAGAACAAATGATGTATTCCATGGCTGTTTCTTTAGCAGAAGCTCATGGTAGAACACACACGCAAGGGTTGGCATGGTTGTAA